TCGCAGCACAAGGTTGGTTTTTTTGCAACGGACAACTTTTATCCATTGCACAAAACACGGCTTTATTTTCTTAGTTAGGCACTATATATGGTGGAAACGGTACAACAACCTTTGCGCTTCCTGACTTACGTGGAAGAGTTCCCGTGCATTTTGGAACAGGACCTGGATTGACTAACCGTGTATTAGGAGAAACCTTTGGAGAAGAACAGCATACATTATTAATAAGCGAAATACCATCTCATAGTCATCCTTTGAATATGAATACTGGAGTTGGCACATCAGGAGACCCTGCCAATAAAATACTTTCACAAAATGCTGAAGGAATAGCAGAGTTTTCTTCATCAGCTCCAAATGGTACAATGAATGCTCAATCAGTCGGGATTACGGGCGGAGGCTTACCACACAATAATATGCAGCCATACTTGGTTCTCAATTGGCAGATTGCATATCAGGGTATATTTCCTTCATCATCGGAGGATTAATATGAAAAAACTAATATTGATTTTCTTATTGTTTGTATCTGTATCGATTCAGGCACAAACAAAAATATTCTGGACTGACGGAAGCTCGGGAGAGATTGAAAGCGGAAATGTCGATGGTACCGGACAGGCAAATGTTATATCCGGTGTTTCAGCATGTTTTGCTGCTGCTGTTGATTCAATTGCGAATCAGTTATACTGGACTGATTTTATTTCACATACGATTACAAGAATAAATTTGACTTCTCATGTAACAACGGTTCTTATTGATGGAATTGATGGAATTGTTGCTCCCAGAGGAATTGCTCTGGATGTTACAGGCAGCCGTATGTTCTGGGTGGATAATTCAACAAAAAAACTTCAAAGGTCAACTCTTAACGGAACATCCATAACCGATTTAATCACAACCGGGCTTGTTTCTCCCGGTTATGTAGCTTATGACCCTGTTGGCAATAAGGTATATTTTTCGGATAACGGAGTTGGAATGAAAAAAATTATGAGATGCAATCCCGATGGTTCATCTCTGGAGGATGTTGTAACGGGGCTGAGCCAGGTTTGGGGCATAGCATTCAATTCCGACGATAATTGCATTTACTGGATTGATTCAGGAATAGATAAAATTCAAAAAGGTGTTGTTTCGTCGTTACCGGTAACAAAGCAGGATGTGATAACGGGATTAACGGGAAATATACGCGGACTTGTAATTGATGCGGTAGCAGATTTAATGTATTGGTCTGATGTTACTGCCGGCAATCTAAAAAAAGCATCAGTTTCCGGAGGCGCTGTTACATCTCTGTTTTCCGGAATTGCCTACCCTCAGGGAATTGCTATCGACTGGGATTCTGCCCTGCCGATTGAACTTATGGCTTTTTCGTCAAGCGTAATTAAGAATGAGGTTATACTCGACTGGTCAACAAGCTTTGAGTTGAATAATTCTGGTTTTGATATTGAAAGAACTCTTTCTCCAAAAGAGCAATGGACAAAAATCGGTTTTATAGAAGGACACGGAACATCAAATGAACAGCATTACTATTCTTTTATAGACAGGAATCTTCCGAGCAATACTTATAAATATCGTCTGAAACAAATTGATTTCAACGGTAACTATCAATATTACGATTTGCAGAACGAAATCATAATTGAAAAACCAAAAACTTTTTCTTTAGCACAAAATTATCCTAATCCATTTAATCCGTCAACAAGGATAAATTATGAACTGACTGATGACGGAAAGGTTAATCTCGTAATCTTTGATATAACTGGACGTCAGGTTGCACAGCTTGTGAATGAAAATCAAATTGCAGGATATTATAATTTAGAATTTAATGCAAAAAATTTATCCAGTGGTATTTATTATTATCAAATAAATTTCGTAGGAACAGCAAATTCATTTCAGAAGACAATGAAAATGATGATTGTAAAGTGATTTATTTGGTATAAAATTTTTAAAATTACAAAAATAAAAGCCGCTTAATGCGGCTTTTTTATTTTTATTTATTCATAGAAAAAACTTATTAAATAAAGTATTTTATAGATGCTCTATGAAAGCTGAAAAAAACCCGCAAATCCGGAAAATAACCAAGTATTTACTTCAAGCGAGAAAGTTTTATCCCTCCGACAGAGAAAAATTTTTAAACTTTACTGAAAAAGTAAATAATCTTTTAAAAGATGTAAATTATCCCAAAGGAAAAGCTGACTATTATATGTTAGTCGGAAGAACCATGCGTGATACGGGTAATACTAAAACTGCGGAGAAAAATTTTTTAAGAGCTAAAAATATTTATACAAAAATCGGAGATAAAGTTGGTATAGCTGATGTTTATTTTAATCTTTCGATGAACAATGTAATGCAAGGCAATCATGAAAAAGCATTGGAAGCATCAAATAATGCCGTTAAGATGTATGAAAAGCTGGGGCAGACAAAAGAGCTTTGCCTTACCGTAATTAATATGGCATACATATATAAAAGATTAGGCGACCCTGCTACGGGTCTTTCAATTATTCTCGATGTAATTGATAAATATAACCTTCAGGACAACGCCTTTTTAAAGCAAATTGCATATGTCTCCATATCGGATATGTATATTGAAATGGAAATGAACGAAGAGGCTTTTAAATATCTGAATGAATGCAGAAATTTAAAGTCTGAACAGTTTACAGAATACCATAGAAACAAATTTAATATAAAAATCGCAAATGCGCTTCTGCAAAGGAAAGAATATAAAAAAGCATTAGCAATCTATCATAAAATATTAAACTATGATAAAAAGACCGGATTTAAGCTTGCAATGGCAAATACATATAATGACATTGGGATAGTCTATGATGGAATGAAGAATTATTCACATGCGCTAAAATATTTTTTACACGCATATAAAATATCTTCGGGCATCAAAGATGATTATAATCTTGCAAACATAATTCTTAACATTGCACATATTTATTCCCACGAAGGAAAAAATGATGAAGCGATTGAGAAACTAAATGAAGCTCTCAAGCTTACAAAAAATACCGGCGCGCAGGCACAAACCGCAAAATGTTATCTTATGCTATACGAATTATATAAGAGGAAAAAAGATATTCCCAAGGCATTTGTATATCTTGAGAAACATATTGAAATACAGGAAAAAAAGTATGTTGAGGAAACAAAACAACTATCGGATAATCTTCAGAAAGTTTATATGTTTAAATTAAGTGCGCGTGAAGCAGAGATTTTGAAAGATAAAAATGAAAAACTTAATGAAGCCCTGCAAAAAGTTGAAGCCCAGAATAAAGAATTGGATGTTCTCAATAAAGAAAAAAGTGAAATACTTAGAATAGTTGCGCATGATATAAAAAACCCTTCCAACAACATAACGGGTTTGGCAAATGTTTTGATTGAGGAAGGAAAAAGCATTGATACAGATGAATATAACGAACTGCTTGAAAACATAGTTAATTGTTCATCCCAGATAGAAGGAATTATTACAAATATTTTAAAGTCAAGCTTGCTTGAAGATGCTAAACTTACGCCTGTATTAAAAAAGATTAATATTACAAAACTTATTCAAGATACAATTGAATTAAATAGAAACAAAGCTGAACAAAAATCTATAAAAATTTTATTTAAAGAAAACAAGCCCGTATACTTAAAAACAGATAAGACATTTTTTCAACAAATAACTGATAATCTTATATCAAATGCAATAAAATTTTCCGAAGCTGGAAAATTAATTACAGTTCAAATTAAAAATAACGGAACTTCGTTTATTCTGAAAGTAAAAGATGAAGGACCGGGGATTTTACCCCAAGAAATGAATATGCTCTTTGATAAATATTCAAGACTAAGCTCAAAACCTACACACGGTGAATCGTCAACCGGTCTTGGTCTTTCAATTGTTAAGAAACTTGTCAATATACTCGGAGGTGAAATTTGGTGTGAGAGTAAGTATGGACAAGGTTCTGAATTTATAGTCCGTTTAAATCATTAATTTTTTTGCATACCCCAAATAAATGAAACTTCATTTATTTATTCATAGAAAAAACTTTTAAAATAAGCTATATTTATATAAAATGCTCCCGTAGGCTAATGGATAAACCCGCAGACTACGGATCTGCTTTTAGAGGTTCGAATCCTCTCGGGAGTACTAAACTATACCCTTTTTAATCTTTCTTTTTGCTAAGGAATTTCAAATTTATTGTAAATGTTATGTTATTGTAATCAACTTGTTAATCTTTAGTCAAATACTTTTTCATTTCAGTATAACCCTTCAATCACGATGAATTCAAAATTTACTATTTTGCTTTTCGCTTTCACCTTAATTTTTCTGAAAAATATTTTTGGAAATGAAATTGTTTATGTTTCGCCGGTTAACGAAGCTGAATATGTTATGCCTATGTCTAATATTATTGTAACTTTTAAAGATACAATAGAATTTGACCATAGTCTTTTAAAAATTAAGTTACATGCCAACTCGTTAGGAGATTTAAACGGTAGTTTAATTTTTGCGAGCGATAAAAAGACTGTTATTTTTGACCCTCAGCTAACTTTTTTAGTTAATGATACTGTAACTGTAAAAATTTTTTTAAATGAAAACGGAAGTGATAAGTTATTAAAAGATTTTAAGTTTTACTGTGTCAAGGATGTAATCCCAATTCACAATAGAATCAAAATTCTGAAGCAAATAAGAGAGTCTGATTATTCAGCTATTTCTAACTTCCAAAATATTCCAAAAGCGGATACTTTGCCCGTTGGTTTCCCCTTCATTAATGTTTTAACAAATATAAATCCATCAGAAGGATATATTTTTACAGCGAATATCCCACGAAACAGGGACTATAAACCATACTTAATGATTATTGATAATTCAGGTGTTCCTGTCTTTTATCGCGAAATGCCAAACACTTGTTTCGATTTTAAGATACACGATAATGGATTAATGTCATATTTTTTAGATGGCGCAGATAAATATTATATTATGGATTCCACCTACACTGTAATAGATAGTGTTGAAACACAATTTGGATACGAATCTGACAATCATGAATTGCTTTTTTTAGAAAACGGGAATGTATTACTTTTCAGTTATGATGTTCAGGCGGTCGATATGAGCCAGATAGTGCCGGGCGGTCCTGAGGGGTCATCGGTTATTGGTGTAATTATTCAAGAAATAGATCCGGATAAAAATGTTGTGTTTCAGTGGAGGAGCTGGGATAATTTTGAAATTACGGATGCTGATAATATAAATTTATTTACATCCAAAATTGATTTCTGTCACGCAAATGCAATTGAAATAGATTATGATGATAATATATTAATATCAAGCCGGAATATGTCGGAGATAACAAAAATAAACCGGCGGACTGGTGAGATTATGTGGAGATTAGGAGGTAAAAATAACGAGTTCACTTTTCTTAATGACCCAATCGGTTTCAGATATCAGCATGCGATAAGAAAAACTCCGACAGGAACATACACATTGTTCGATAATGGAAACCTTCATAGTCCACCGTTCACAAGAGTTGTAGAATACAGATTAGACCAGGTGAATAAAACTGCCGAACTCGTTTGGGAATACAAAGAGAATCCGCCTTCGTTTTCACCAGCAATGGGCTATGCAGAAAGATTAGAAAATGGCAATACAACGATTAATTGGGGATTGTCAAGCAAAGGTTATGTTGAAGTTACTCCTGATAAACAAAAAGTCTTTGAGTTTGAACTTGAACAGCCGAACTGGATGTATAGGGCAATGAGAAGAAGTTTAAATAAATCTAACGGTAATGAAACGCCCGGCAGTTATGTAATCACAAATAATTATCCTAATCCATTCAACAGCGGAACTACTATTTTTGTGTCACTAACTAAAACATCGAATGTTAGTTTAAAAATATATAATATTCTGGGACAGAAAGTTGCAACTTTATTAAATAATATAACGCAAAATCAAGGTAATCACAGAATTCCTTTTGATGCAACAGGATTTTCATCTGGTATGTATTTTTATCAACTTACTGTAGATGGTGTAAACTATTCTCACAAAATGGTTCTCAAAAAATAATTTAATTTATTTTTTAATTTTATTACTTTTTGCGATGGAACTAATCATAAATAAAAAAATCCATACTTCCCCCGAGAAAATTTTTGATGCTTTTACAAACCCCGATATACTAAATAAATGGTTCACCTCTAATGCTAAGGTAGATTTGCGTGTTAACGGTAATTATTCCAATGGCGACGGCGATACGGGCAAGTATTTTGAGATTATACCAAATTCAAAACTTGTATTCAGCTGGGAGAATAAAAATCATTGTCCGGGTTCACTCATAACAGTTGACATACTTCAAACAAATGATAACTGTGATGTCAAACTTACTCACAGCGAGCTTAAATCCAGTGAAGATATTGAACATATGAAGTCAGGGTGGGATTGGGCAATGAATAATTTGAAAACCTTCCTTGAAGAGAACAAAGTCATAACTTATGAAGAATGGCAAAAGAATAATATTTAATCTTTTGCCATTCTTTTTAAAGCTATTTTATTAATAACATCTTTTTTGTTTCGATAAAATCAGAAGTTTGTAATCTGTAAAAATATATTCCCGATGTTAAGTTGCCGGCATTAAACTTGAAATTATAAACTCCGCTATTAAATCTTAGATTGCTTATCAATCTTTCCACTTCCGCTCCTTTTATATCATAAACAATTAATGACACAACTTCGGTTTCAGGTAAGCTGAACCTGATATTTGTCTCAGGGTTGAACGGATTAGGATAATTGTTGAATAGCTTGTATTCAAAAGCGATTTCGGATTCGTTAGTAATGCCTATCGGATTGGAAATGAACCTCCAAACATTTGACCATCCGCTATAACCGGTTATGTTTTGAGCCCTGACTCTCCAATAAATCCACGTATTTATAGGTAAGGAAGAGGGCGGTTGATACTGAGAAGCCGTTAGGTTTTGTTCATTAATAAGAGTAGTCGAAAAAGTTGAATCCATTGAAACTTGCAAATGATAGTTATCGCATACAACTGTATCCCAATCTAATGAAGGTGGTGGAAACCACCAAACCTCTTTATTAGTTGGAGGAGATAATAACACAGGGATGTATGGAGGAGCAGGAACAGGAGTGGAAGTATATGTATAGTTGCAATAAATATTTTCAGCAAATGATTTTGCTGCGCCATTTACATATGTTCCGGGAATTGTATCTCGCTGTAAAGCCATATCGACTCTATATTGATTACCCGCAGATGTTATTATCGGAGACATGCTGATATAGCTGTAGTCCATTCTTGGTGATAAAGGATTAATTCGTTCAGGTGAATTCCATGTTAATCCGTTTGTTGACCTTGCAATGTAAATATCTTTATAAGAAAGGTTATTTAAGCTTTGTCCGCTCGATGCAACAAATGCAACAAAAAGGTGTCTCAAATCTTTCGATGCTCCGATGACAGGTCTGCAAACAGGAGCTTCGACGTCATTTGTCTGCATCGGAAAAAATGGTACATTTGTTGAGTCGGCAATGATTATGCATTTATTCGGGTCATTGCCAGGTAGATTCGATGACCAAAATCTTATTTGAGAAGATATATTTGGATAAAAACTTCCTGTCGTCGTCTGACGAACTGTTTCAAAGACAACTTTAGGTGTATTGCTTTGATAAGTGATACTAATTCCTTTCAATGCTCCCAATAAATCTCCGTTGGGATAAACTATGGGCTGAAATATTTTTTGTTTTGTAAAGCTCTGTCCGTTATTTGTTGATTCCATAAAAAATACCATTCCCTGCTCAATCTGAATGTCTCCGATGTAAGCAATCCCGATTCTTCCGTCATTGCCACGTGCTATTGCATAACCTTCGGGCTTACTTGAATTAAAATTTGAAT
The DNA window shown above is from Ignavibacteria bacterium and carries:
- a CDS encoding T9SS type A sorting domain-containing protein, translated to MKKLILIFLLFVSVSIQAQTKIFWTDGSSGEIESGNVDGTGQANVISGVSACFAAAVDSIANQLYWTDFISHTITRINLTSHVTTVLIDGIDGIVAPRGIALDVTGSRMFWVDNSTKKLQRSTLNGTSITDLITTGLVSPGYVAYDPVGNKVYFSDNGVGMKKIMRCNPDGSSLEDVVTGLSQVWGIAFNSDDNCIYWIDSGIDKIQKGVVSSLPVTKQDVITGLTGNIRGLVIDAVADLMYWSDVTAGNLKKASVSGGAVTSLFSGIAYPQGIAIDWDSALPIELMAFSSSVIKNEVILDWSTSFELNNSGFDIERTLSPKEQWTKIGFIEGHGTSNEQHYYSFIDRNLPSNTYKYRLKQIDFNGNYQYYDLQNEIIIEKPKTFSLAQNYPNPFNPSTRINYELTDDGKVNLVIFDITGRQVAQLVNENQIAGYYNLEFNAKNLSSGIYYYQINFVGTANSFQKTMKMMIVK
- a CDS encoding tetratricopeptide repeat-containing sensor histidine kinase; translation: MKAEKNPQIRKITKYLLQARKFYPSDREKFLNFTEKVNNLLKDVNYPKGKADYYMLVGRTMRDTGNTKTAEKNFLRAKNIYTKIGDKVGIADVYFNLSMNNVMQGNHEKALEASNNAVKMYEKLGQTKELCLTVINMAYIYKRLGDPATGLSIILDVIDKYNLQDNAFLKQIAYVSISDMYIEMEMNEEAFKYLNECRNLKSEQFTEYHRNKFNIKIANALLQRKEYKKALAIYHKILNYDKKTGFKLAMANTYNDIGIVYDGMKNYSHALKYFLHAYKISSGIKDDYNLANIILNIAHIYSHEGKNDEAIEKLNEALKLTKNTGAQAQTAKCYLMLYELYKRKKDIPKAFVYLEKHIEIQEKKYVEETKQLSDNLQKVYMFKLSAREAEILKDKNEKLNEALQKVEAQNKELDVLNKEKSEILRIVAHDIKNPSNNITGLANVLIEEGKSIDTDEYNELLENIVNCSSQIEGIITNILKSSLLEDAKLTPVLKKINITKLIQDTIELNRNKAEQKSIKILFKENKPVYLKTDKTFFQQITDNLISNAIKFSEAGKLITVQIKNNGTSFILKVKDEGPGILPQEMNMLFDKYSRLSSKPTHGESSTGLGLSIVKKLVNILGGEIWCESKYGQGSEFIVRLNH
- a CDS encoding aryl-sulfate sulfotransferase, producing MNSKFTILLFAFTLIFLKNIFGNEIVYVSPVNEAEYVMPMSNIIVTFKDTIEFDHSLLKIKLHANSLGDLNGSLIFASDKKTVIFDPQLTFLVNDTVTVKIFLNENGSDKLLKDFKFYCVKDVIPIHNRIKILKQIRESDYSAISNFQNIPKADTLPVGFPFINVLTNINPSEGYIFTANIPRNRDYKPYLMIIDNSGVPVFYREMPNTCFDFKIHDNGLMSYFLDGADKYYIMDSTYTVIDSVETQFGYESDNHELLFLENGNVLLFSYDVQAVDMSQIVPGGPEGSSVIGVIIQEIDPDKNVVFQWRSWDNFEITDADNINLFTSKIDFCHANAIEIDYDDNILISSRNMSEITKINRRTGEIMWRLGGKNNEFTFLNDPIGFRYQHAIRKTPTGTYTLFDNGNLHSPPFTRVVEYRLDQVNKTAELVWEYKENPPSFSPAMGYAERLENGNTTINWGLSSKGYVEVTPDKQKVFEFELEQPNWMYRAMRRSLNKSNGNETPGSYVITNNYPNPFNSGTTIFVSLTKTSNVSLKIYNILGQKVATLLNNITQNQGNHRIPFDATGFSSGMYFYQLTVDGVNYSHKMVLKK
- a CDS encoding SRPBCC domain-containing protein, with the protein product MELIINKKIHTSPEKIFDAFTNPDILNKWFTSNAKVDLRVNGNYSNGDGDTGKYFEIIPNSKLVFSWENKNHCPGSLITVDILQTNDNCDVKLTHSELKSSEDIEHMKSGWDWAMNNLKTFLEENKVITYEEWQKNNI
- a CDS encoding T9SS type A sorting domain-containing protein gives rise to the protein MKPLFLFLFLLFSNTLLSQTFKPIGGKTIYDLQSNGSPQQIVVNPNNPDEIHVVYVISPYNDDTLFTNRRTAYYFTSNGGVNWSYLGNVTPLKSGFASISILSDGIPIISLNRTAGIETRAVVYVDAFPGLGSFTELDPGSSKTLLWPRVVGTSSINNINKFILIGGPVSSINSIVIGKSLSNSNFDYSDSNFNSSKPEGYAIARGNDGRIGIAYIGDIQIEQGMVFFMESTNNGQSFTKQKIFQPIVYPNGDLLGALKGISITYQSNTPKVVFETVRQTTTGSFYPNISSQIRFWSSNLPGNDPNKCIIIADSTNVPFFPMQTNDVEAPVCRPVIGASKDLRHLFVAFVASSGQSLNNLSYKDIYIARSTNGLTWNSPERINPLSPRMDYSYISMSPIITSAGNQYRVDMALQRDTIPGTYVNGAAKSFAENIYCNYTYTSTPVPAPPYIPVLLSPPTNKEVWWFPPPSLDWDTVVCDNYHLQVSMDSTFSTTLINEQNLTASQYQPPSSLPINTWIYWRVRAQNITGYSGWSNVWRFISNPIGITNESEIAFEYKLFNNYPNPFNPETNIRFSLPETEVVSLIVYDIKGAEVERLISNLRFNSGVYNFKFNAGNLTSGIYFYRLQTSDFIETKKMLLIK